In the genome of Ptychodera flava strain L36383 chromosome 13, AS_Pfla_20210202, whole genome shotgun sequence, one region contains:
- the LOC139147679 gene encoding zinc finger protein 586-like isoform X2 encodes MLSKTLCQQYHDNALPMKSTSIIIQSLVQHGCITLEFTGSSEKIPEEDINQQTEHDHTENTWTAHKEFFSSAECFQRGESDVLVHNLQEDKGSSLWRCESQECEINDSELSQLNNGLSQLEQCHPYPVSCAMSEWTGKLNDHILINTDVQSRQYESQDSHIANVGTHTGVQQHEFEEFARTFTEKSTLMNYMLTNSNIGPYYCEKSSTYNRHLTHTNVKQIDFKESSKAFQERQRQNLDRRKSMHSDIRNIRPHECTECGRTFSLKGNLKSHMLTHGNRPYECKECGRAFTRKEHLKRHVLTHTNIRPHECEVCGRAFTLKQILDRHMMTHTNIRPHECKECGRAFILRSDLEKHLLIHTNIRPLECNECGKAFGQKSKLNIHMLIHTNIRPHECNECGKAFSQKNNLNRHLLTHTNVRPYECIECGKAFIRKENLKRHVLTHSNIKYQTT; translated from the exons ATGCTTTCAAAGACATTGTGTCAGCAATATCATGACAATGCATTACCAATGAAAA GTACATCAATAATCATACAAAGTCTTGTCCAACATGGTTGCATCACATTGGAGTTCACTGGATCCAGTGAAAAAATTCCTGAAGAAGACATCAATCAACAGACTGAACATGATCATACGGAAAACACATGGACAGCACACAAGGAATTTTTCAGTTCAGCGGAGTGCTTTCAAAGGGGAGAAAGTGATGTACTGGTGCACAATCTGCAAGAAGACAAGGGCAGTAGCCTCTGGAGGTGTGAAAGCCAAGAGTGTGAGATAAATGACAGTGAACTGAGTCAATTAAACAATGGTCTATCACAATTAGAACAGTGTCATCCCTATCCAGTTTCTTGTGCTATGAGTGAGTGGACAGGTAAACTAAATGACCATATTTTGATAAACACAGATGTTCAAAGCAGACAATATGAAAGCCAAGATAGTCATATAGCAAATGTTGGGACTCATACAGGTGTACAACAGCATGAATTCGAAGAGTTTGCTAGAACATTCACAGAGAAAAGCACTTTAATGAACTACATGCTGACAAACTCAAATATTGGACCGTATTATTGCGAAAAAAGTAGCACTTATAACAGACATTTGACACAcacaaatgtaaaacaaattgacttcaAAGAAAGTAGCAAAGCATTTCAAGAGAGGCAAAGGCAAAATCTTGATAGACGTAAATCAATGCATTCTGACATAAGaaatatcagaccacatgagTGTACGGAGTGTGGTAGAACATTCTCTCTGAAAGGCAATCTGAAGTCGCATATGTTGACCCATGGAAACAGACCTTACgagtgtaaagagtgtggtagagCATTCACCAGGAAAGAACATTTGAAGAGACATGTGTTGACCCACACAAACATAAGACCACATGAGTGTGAAGTGTGTGGTAGAGCATTCACACTGAAACAAATTCTGGACAGACATATGATGacacacacaaatatcagaccacatgagTGTAAAGAGTGTGGAAGAGCATTCATACTGAGATCTGACCTTGAGAAACACTTGTTGATccacacaaatatcagaccacTTGAGTGTAATGAGTGTGGTAAAGCATTCGGTCAGAAAAGCAAGTTGAACATACATATGTTGATccacacaaatatcagaccacatgagTGTAATGAGTGTGGTAAAGCATTCAGTCAGAAAAACAATCTGAACAGACATTTGTTGACTCACACAAATGTTCGACCTTACGAGTGTATAGAGTGTGGTAAAGCATTCATcaggaaagaaaatttgaagaGACATGTGTTGACCCactcaaatatcaaatatcagaccacatga
- the LOC139147679 gene encoding zinc finger protein 586-like isoform X1, with translation MDSAGTTDRNSLLSHGETHNAAGTNGLCTGISNAMEVPEDDRLYVDGVLFSSEECSAVCEATRNVDQLHQLGRCFEMLSKTLCQQYHDNALPMKSTSIIIQSLVQHGCITLEFTGSSEKIPEEDINQQTEHDHTENTWTAHKEFFSSAECFQRGESDVLVHNLQEDKGSSLWRCESQECEINDSELSQLNNGLSQLEQCHPYPVSCAMSEWTGKLNDHILINTDVQSRQYESQDSHIANVGTHTGVQQHEFEEFARTFTEKSTLMNYMLTNSNIGPYYCEKSSTYNRHLTHTNVKQIDFKESSKAFQERQRQNLDRRKSMHSDIRNIRPHECTECGRTFSLKGNLKSHMLTHGNRPYECKECGRAFTRKEHLKRHVLTHTNIRPHECEVCGRAFTLKQILDRHMMTHTNIRPHECKECGRAFILRSDLEKHLLIHTNIRPLECNECGKAFGQKSKLNIHMLIHTNIRPHECNECGKAFSQKNNLNRHLLTHTNVRPYECIECGKAFIRKENLKRHVLTHSNIKYQTT, from the exons AATGTTCCGCAGTTTGTGAAGCTACAAGAAATGTTGACCAGCTACATCAGCTAGGGAGATGTTTTGAAATGCTTTCAAAGACATTGTGTCAGCAATATCATGACAATGCATTACCAATGAAAA GTACATCAATAATCATACAAAGTCTTGTCCAACATGGTTGCATCACATTGGAGTTCACTGGATCCAGTGAAAAAATTCCTGAAGAAGACATCAATCAACAGACTGAACATGATCATACGGAAAACACATGGACAGCACACAAGGAATTTTTCAGTTCAGCGGAGTGCTTTCAAAGGGGAGAAAGTGATGTACTGGTGCACAATCTGCAAGAAGACAAGGGCAGTAGCCTCTGGAGGTGTGAAAGCCAAGAGTGTGAGATAAATGACAGTGAACTGAGTCAATTAAACAATGGTCTATCACAATTAGAACAGTGTCATCCCTATCCAGTTTCTTGTGCTATGAGTGAGTGGACAGGTAAACTAAATGACCATATTTTGATAAACACAGATGTTCAAAGCAGACAATATGAAAGCCAAGATAGTCATATAGCAAATGTTGGGACTCATACAGGTGTACAACAGCATGAATTCGAAGAGTTTGCTAGAACATTCACAGAGAAAAGCACTTTAATGAACTACATGCTGACAAACTCAAATATTGGACCGTATTATTGCGAAAAAAGTAGCACTTATAACAGACATTTGACACAcacaaatgtaaaacaaattgacttcaAAGAAAGTAGCAAAGCATTTCAAGAGAGGCAAAGGCAAAATCTTGATAGACGTAAATCAATGCATTCTGACATAAGaaatatcagaccacatgagTGTACGGAGTGTGGTAGAACATTCTCTCTGAAAGGCAATCTGAAGTCGCATATGTTGACCCATGGAAACAGACCTTACgagtgtaaagagtgtggtagagCATTCACCAGGAAAGAACATTTGAAGAGACATGTGTTGACCCACACAAACATAAGACCACATGAGTGTGAAGTGTGTGGTAGAGCATTCACACTGAAACAAATTCTGGACAGACATATGATGacacacacaaatatcagaccacatgagTGTAAAGAGTGTGGAAGAGCATTCATACTGAGATCTGACCTTGAGAAACACTTGTTGATccacacaaatatcagaccacTTGAGTGTAATGAGTGTGGTAAAGCATTCGGTCAGAAAAGCAAGTTGAACATACATATGTTGATccacacaaatatcagaccacatgagTGTAATGAGTGTGGTAAAGCATTCAGTCAGAAAAACAATCTGAACAGACATTTGTTGACTCACACAAATGTTCGACCTTACGAGTGTATAGAGTGTGGTAAAGCATTCATcaggaaagaaaatttgaagaGACATGTGTTGACCCactcaaatatcaaatatcagaccacatga